Sequence from the Zeugodacus cucurbitae isolate PBARC_wt_2022May chromosome 2, idZeuCucr1.2, whole genome shotgun sequence genome:
TTTCCCGAAAATTGCTTAGCAGCGTTGGTTATGGCAGATGATGAAATGAATGGCGAATGTGAGCCTTATTATAACACATGGATTAAGTTATTTCAGAATTGTCGTCTAGctttcaattactttttttactaCGACGTGGAGCTTGAGGAATTGGCGTTTGAAAAAGTATGCGTTGTTTTATAATTGTTGTATAAAAGTGGTATATCTCTccttatctacatacatatattcatagccCTTGCCTCTATATCGGGAACCTGGTATTGAGCCATTTCAATTTTGCTCCGCTGTGCTACGGGCAGAAACCATCGATATGGAATCCCCCGATTTCGCGTTTTGTATTTATCTGCAATTACACTACTTCGATAGTTATGGACGAATCGATGTAAGTTCTTCTTATTCATAAAATACATTTAGAGGCTAGAATTTGCGAATAACAATTTTGCGGTTAGTAGGGGCATTTAGAGGCTAGAATTTGCGAATAACAATTTTGCGGTTAGTAGGGGCCTGTAaggaatcaaataaaaataaaaattttgatttttgtattttgatttgtttctCCACCTAGTCTTATACCATTAAAAATACCTTACTTGACCCAGAGATTCCCCAACGTCTTCAAGacatctgaaaaatattttatctgaaGATCTACACGGAAGATTGagtgcaaaatttcaatttagaaaataaagtCAAATCTGTAGAATACTGTGCATTGTACAACAATTCGCAGCCAATCTCAGGTGATTTAGATGTAGCGAAGCTGCATATAAGCCGATGTCATTCGTTTCGACGTATAACGGTCCAATAATTCCACATAGTATCGCCCAGTCAATGTTTTGCCCTTCTCCAATGAGTCAATGTTGATCACACCTTGTGAATCCCAGAAAGGTCAATAGGACAGACTTCACCTTCTCGCTTCGTCGATGCAGAAACTCTTCGGAATGTGCTTTAACAGTGCTATATACTTCTGTTTAGGGGTCTcgtatttgcttttattgtccGAAGTAAATACTCGCAGCACCCATCTCGGTAACAGCTTTTTAGGAAGCTGACCTAAGCTCTTCAAAAATCAGCGTTCCACCATTTGTCGGTCGCCTTCGAATAAGGAAGGCATGAAGTTCTAATAATATTCTGTAATAAGCAGATTGTAAAGTTCTTATGGTTTCAAAGATCTGGCATTTTGTGCAAGGCaagattttgtattttgaacaaAATGGATAAAAATGATTTGTTGGTCGAATTGCATTTACAGTATTTTCCGGATTCCATGTTGATTATCCTTTTAAACCCATATAAAACCAACTTCCTCAGAGAACCATGTTACATCAAATTATATCGTTACTTAGTGGTTTTCACTTAcagcaacaaacatacataaagaaATCAATTCATTTCTTGATTTTGgccattttttgttatatatattgaaCTAGAATTCAGCATACATACAACCGTCAGGTGTCTTATGGTTTATACTCTGttccatataaattatttactttactttcATACATTTAGACATCGGAAATTATACACAGCTTTGCAGGATCGGATCGTTTAACGGCATTCAACGAGAATGTTATAAAATCCTGCGCACATCTTTCTAATGCCCATTACATAAACGGTCAAAATACTAAAGAAATGGCTCAACAGATGACGACTTGTCTAACGGAAAATGCATCAGAAGATTACTCATTCGTACTGCAATATTGGAATCAAGTAATGCGCGATTATTGaatataatctttaaaaaataacggtatagttataattttccaaataaaatatCACATTTACAATATGGTACTTGTTATTTGGGCTTTAGCCTCATATGCTTTATTGAGATTTTGATTTGTTCCTTTAACAGCTCAAAATGGTTTGTGCATGGTTTATCAGGTTTATCAGCGATATTTATGAGCaaacaacaattaatttaaCACTGAaagttttggtttttgcttaGAAGGTGCGCTATTATGTCGCCAACTTTGCGTTTGTTTGTTATGGGATATAATTTCGTATATAATCTTAAAGATCGCCCTGTATTTGACTCTTGTTTGACTTTACTGCTCCGAAATGGACTTCAGGGCCTCGCTGATATGCTCCACCAGTGGCAAATGCGCGCTTAATGTTGGATGACGATAGCCTTCCAGGAAGTAGCAGGTCTTGTCACCGCTTGTGTCTGGGAACTCTTTGGGCAAACAGGAAGGATCGCGTGGTTGCAAATCAAACTCGAAACCAGGATATTTGACTAACCAACTATGAGTATAAAAggataatattttacattttattaaatgacaattttctatttaaacTTACTCCTTCGTTGTTGGGCTCACGTTTATTTTGCAAGCCTCACTGCCGGACTCAAACTTATTGGCTATGGTGACATTATGCCCGAATAGGCAATATCGCGGCATTTTACGACCCACGACCCCAGCCAATACGGTGCCGGTGTGCAGACCAATACGCATTTGGATTTCCTgatctgaaaataaatattttttatgaataccATCTAAAGCATGCGATAGTAAGGTAAATAAGAGTATAAGAAGCCGCGGATACACTGACTAGGATGTGGCTGTCAAAATTTCTAGTATAAGTCCAAACCGTAATCAAAGATACATTTCTTTCGATACATTATTTTTGAAGAAGAGCATTTAATCTAGATGACTAAGCAAgcaaaaatttcgaaacttaGGTTTGGGAAACCTGGAATGCATTTTCGGATAATGTGGATTACGCATCACTTCCTTGAACTATGTGAACCAATCGGTACGAAGAAAACGGAACGTCGAAATCGAATTGATACACGGCCAGGTGAGATTTTAAAGTGCAAACCCGAGCTCCCGATACTTACATCGTATCATTTTTAATTATCGAAACGAACATGTTACATATTTAAGTAATTGTGGATCCCATTCTGCGAACTCCAGTACATGTACTTTCTCCGCCGACAGCTGTTTGATTATGTTTAGTCGCTTCTAAACGGTTATAAATAGCATTCCTTAATCATTATTCTGTACTCACCATCATGGGTTATATGCTTGGCACAAGCAACGATCATCTTCAATGCCATCCATGCCACCTTGTGGGCATCGTAGATCGAAGCACGATGCAAACCGCTAGCCACACAATAAGCATCGCCAATTGTCTCCACTTTGTACACGTCGAAGAGATCACAGAACTCGTCGAAATCTTTATACAAACTCTCAAGCATACTAATGACCATGAAAGGTGTAGCACGCGAACAAATGCTGGTAAAACCAACAATATCACTGAATAGTATTGTTACATCCGGATAGGTTTTGGCATCGATACTAGCGCCCAACCACAAGCGTTCAGCTATCTCAGCTGGAAATATTAGATGCAATAAGCTGACATTCTTTTTACGCTCTTTGGCGACCGCTGCATTTGCCTCCTCGATTGAGCTCTTCAATTTGTCCATGCGACGACGTAAACCATCCTGTGCACGTGCTTGTTCGCCAACCAAAATAACTTCGCGTGTAGCATCGTGCAGTGGAATATCCGATATGAAGAGACCATTACATGTGAGACCATCCAAACCATCGAGAAATGGTGAGCCCATGAATAGTAATGAATTGGATTCCGGACAATGTACCATTTGGCCTTTGATCTCCAGACCCTAGAAGGgtggaaaataatattaatattaatgtagaTAATTTAAGACTTTCtaaatttattgtgtatttgatATAAAGAGGTAATGAATTTTCAAGATATTTTCAACTCACCTTGGCCGAAAACTCACTGACATTTGGTGGACTCTTTAACGCAATCAAAAATGGTGTGTATGTACGACGTGCGATATCGCGGAATTTCATGGTCAAACCTTTGGGTCGCTTGAAGTCAAAATAAGTGGTAGCCTGGCATCCATGTTCTGCCATATGTGGCTTGTATAGTTTGCTGAAACCGCGACCTATCagtaaaaaagtgttaaaaacagATACATGTCCAAAATAAAAATGGCATCTTACCCATTTGCAGCAACTCTAGTTTCTCATTCATAATGAAATGCCATGGGAATGCCTTGCAGAAGGTGTGCGAATTCATCGCTAAATCGGCAGCTTTGCTCGAATTATTCCTTTGTGCTGGTATGGGCGTTGGTTTCACCATCTCGACGCTACTACGTTGCAATGGCACTGCTGAGCCAGTGTACTCTTTAACTAGTGAAAATAAATAGCGATAGCGACGCGAATCGCCTTCGACCGgttcaattttaatattgacCTGTACATTGTAGAGCATTCGTGTTAAAGCCTTCAGCGAGCCGAGTAGCAGCCAAGCGATTACAGGACGTTCAGAGGTGAATATTAGTTCACCATCGCCTGCGCACACGAAACCGGTGTCGGTAACGTCTTCCTGAAAGAATTATGTGtgtaattagtaaattaatattttgcgtGTGCCACAGGAAAATTGGTAATTTCGGGGGTGGATAGATATATTTTCTTCGTTATTGTCATAATAAACGCACTATTGAGAGGGAGGTTTGATATGACAGTAGGTAAGCATATTGTTCTCAAAACATTTTTGAGGTCAAGGTCTGTGATTAAGAGCTTTATGGACGCTTCaagtttttgtatgaaattgcatattaAATGAAATCCGTCTTACCTCCTGCAGCTTGAGCACATCATAGACGCCATCTAGCGAGCCAAGAAACTCTTGTAGATCAGTGCCAAGACAACGAAAAGCGCGCTCTATGATGCCAGTGCAGCATGAAGTAATCAACTCCTCGCCGAGCAACACCAGAATTTCGCTAGCACTCGATTCGTCCATCTCCAGCAGTATATCCTGTATATCGGCCAAGTAATCATAGTTGGGTACGCTTTTCAGTGTGCCCAAATCGATGCgcctgaaattaaaaattgaaaaattataaagattCTGACAGTGCAGAGAAATTATCGCTTATAATGGAATACCCACAATTTGGAAATCTTCGGCCAACTTTGACTGTACTTGGCAATAAGCGATGTAACAGCGGTGTTCAAATCGGaattctgaaataaaaaattataagatatTAGATAAGTCTAAGATGgaaatgaaattgtaaatgtTGGCGTAAAATACAGTTTAGGGTCCTAGAAACGGCTTAGGTCATTATCGTTAGCGTCAAGCTACTTCACTGATATACTCGTGGTGATGCCAGGTTACAGCAGAATCGCTGAGACTGCATAGCTCGCAAGAAGGGGCACTCGTCGTCCTATTTCACCATGATGTGTAATAGTCGGAGCTCCGTTGTCCTCTTTTGATCTAGCACTTTAAAACTGGACTTGTCACTAGTTTGGTATGCGCTGGTTAATAACTAAAGCCTGATCGGTTGTGGGATACTTTTGGCCCAGAGTGGAGCGCAAGAAGTCGTCGGAACTATGTGGACTTAAAATGGTTCACCTTGCCACAATAATGGGTGTACTCACCGGAAACTGCGGAATGTGCATAAATGCGATGAGATTAGGAATCCTGCCGGACGCAAACTGCCATAGGTGTATGGAGGAAGTATAGGTAGAAATACCAAGTGATTTCCTCCTTCATTGTCCAGAGACTGAGGTTGGAAAATATCGGTAGCCATACTTTAGGCGAACCATGCGAATTTGCCAGATGAGACATCAATCTCATAAAAATTGTGATGCGCTCAAAGCGCTCCGGCAGTACGTAAAGACCTTCTTTTGCGATCCAACTACGGAGTCTTCTGACATACTTACAAATCATCACAACGGACAGTCATCTTTAGCTGTACAAGTGTGATCCATCGCGAAATCTGTAGCGTAGGACAACCTAACTTAATCCGCAGTAATTACAAAAAGTACGGATTTGTCGGTTCAGTTCCGAAATCAGTACTGCtcatttttatactatcgcaacaaaagttgctaagagagtattgtagttttttccacataacagttgtttgaaagtcataaaactaaacgatatagggttatgtttATCAAAtagatcagggcgacgagacgagtcaaaatccgaatattTGTCTGTtcgtccatccgtccgtgcaagctgtaactttactcaagttacaatagagatatcttgacgaaacttggcacacatgttccttgggaccgtgagaggattgctttcgaaataattgttttgggtaagtgggcgtggctccgcctccaaatcggttatttgcatatatctcgcaaaccaataaagatatataaaccaatctgtagttgtttcttttagccacttcttaatacagtccaaatgaAAAaagtcggataataaccacgcccaccacccatacaaaggttaggttgaaaattaccaaaaatacgttaactcactaacgaataacatcagaaatcagaagaaatggcagaaggaagctgtactggATTCTggaaatgggcatggcgtcgcccacttatgggtcaaaaactatatctcaggaactactcgaccgatttaaatgaaattcggtatataatattttcttgacaccttcactttataatgtatacataacgatccaatgaagatagtgtaataaaactttgcacaactaCTGTATGTGATCAGTATCATATcataacttttgaaaaaaaaaaataagaaatcgaagtataacttttcgatgcccggatatcgaatatgaagaattcagtgccttcggggttatttttcaccgaaaatatcggtaaatctctcagatatctcaatttaattcaggggaaatcgttttcttctaatagtgtgtctctgtaccagaaatggttaaaatcgggtcataacttcccccaatTCTGATATAGCTAATtagaggattttcaaaaatacgacggGCTTAacagcttataaatcggttaatatgtgaaatatcttagccaaattaagtgagcatatactctcagatataatgtatgttggtgatgaaaattagtgaaatcgggttaggaattacctcagcctatatgctatatatgatgattttcgtttttctattggactttatgccgaatatatgggtcaaattttgtgcggacttaataaaaaatagcaataaattgcgagatatGCTATATGCACAGCGGGAATAAATGTTTTAGGTTAGCacaacaaaaaaactcaaaCCCGGATTGTTGCAATTAACTCTCCTCCATTTATTTGGCATATTCAACGCCGTAGCTATCTATAGATACGCTTTGGACACACGTGTTTATGGTAATTGGAGAATGACGAAGGTGAAAATGAGAACTAATCCATTTTCCAGTGTAGAAGTTTTAATAGCCTCAAGTAATATCAATTAACACGAGAGCATTGGTGTCTAAAAGAAACTTTCCCCTTCGCGTAATAATTTCTGGCTAATAAATGTtgtatcttaacaaaattactaaatacatattgtagcttgtatgtatgtgtctcacTTACCGATGGCGCTGTGAGCAGCTGTATGGCCATTTGCAAATGTGTCAGTGTCAACGCATCACCCGGCTGCTCTTCATCCTCCAAGGGCCAAGTGTTGTTGCTCGTCTCTGCACAAACCGATGGCTGACGCGACAGCGAGTCGCTGCGACGAAAGAATGGGCAGGCCATTTTCAATGTCCCACAACAATAGCGATATGTGCGTACTGTGCTGCTGTAGGCTCCAAGTTTGCGCGCCAATTATGTTTGTAGATTGTGGctgtgttgcgtatacgccaagCCGCACGCTGCCAACTGTTATGACTAGCCAGCAAGACTCAAGTGAACCGTTGTAGGGTTGCAACGACTTGACACTGAAATGAATGCAAAATGGCAATTGTAGACACGTGTGTACATATCTATGTAACTACTATTTGGAATTTGGAAAGGGAAAGCAAAAGGGAAATGCAAAACACAGTAGTAAATGACGGAACACATTGTAAGGCCATGGCGAAGGCAAGCGGCAGGCGGTAAGTCATACGACAGTGACTTTGAGACACTTTGACTGTCTCGCAATCTATTTGTCATTTGTCACTTTGGAAAGGCTTATGCGACGAAAGTGTCGCCATGTCGCTTTGTCGTCGGCTCACCAAGTTCAATGTGCACTTGTTTCATATGCCAGTATCGAAATGTGATTATGAATGTTttctttgttgtaatttatcacATTTCCCTACACAATGTTGTTTCTGCGATTTGCAAAGGGAAAAACACTAAAAGCATCCATTTGACCTGCAAACAACTGAAGGTTTTTTCCTCATTGGCATGACACAGGGACAATTGTGTCTGCAAATGTATGCTAAATATAGTATACGACATTCATGTCTTACTTACAATGTGAGTAACGGTTTAAAGCAACTAATTCGATTTTGTCGACACAAATTGAGTTTATGTTTGATTTGATTACGGAAAAGGACGACTAAGTGCGCTGTTATAATGATAGTAATTTGGCGATTTAtgctacatataaaaaaatctacgCGGAACCGTCCCTCAGTGGGTTCTTCTGAACGGACATACCTACGAGGGCTATGTGTGAGCGGAGAAGCCGATGGAGAAGAGGCGCAGAGAGTTTTTTCACGGATATATTGAAGGTCAGAGAAAAAGTGGGAGGGGTGTCCACTTGCGCGTGAGCTCTGGACATACAGGCATCGCATGAGCTCACCAAGCGATAGGCAACAACCAACCCCCGTTCAGTTGCGAGGTCCTTTTAGCCCGTAGTGGAGCGTAAAATGTCATTCGTACTGCATTCTCTCAGAAAGGTCCATCTCGACACGACCATAGGTGTGCTTATGCGATCTATTACTGGCAGATTGTAAGTTGTC
This genomic interval carries:
- the Huti_3 gene encoding uncharacterized protein Huti_3, which gives rise to MNALIFIFISYIFLNLNNIALALYIINKDLKDDTALGEEREYKTTSPFDGAEVLQLFPGLMPEEVRYAKHRCSHELPKANVNWGAQIFSNEAEVRDTQCYVKCFLRRVGLIRLDTLGWDFYRVGAMFYNIVQRNQSFPENCLAALVMADDEMNGECEPYYNTWIKLFQNCRLAFNYFFYYDVELEELAFEKPLPLYREPGIEPFQFCSAVLRAETIDMESPDFAFCIYLQLHYFDSYGRIDTSEIIHSFAGSDRLTAFNENVIKSCAHLSNAHYINGQNTKEMAQQMTTCLTENASEDYSFVLQYWNQVMRDY
- the LOC105213508 gene encoding head-specific guanylate cyclase, with product MACPFFRRSDSLSRQPSVCAETSNNTWPLEDEEQPGDALTLTHLQMAIQLLTAPSNSDLNTAVTSLIAKYSQSWPKISKLRIDLGTLKSVPNYDYLADIQDILLEMDESSASEILVLLGEELITSCCTGIIERAFRCLGTDLQEFLGSLDGVYDVLKLQEEDVTDTGFVCAGDGELIFTSERPVIAWLLLGSLKALTRMLYNVQVNIKIEPVEGDSRRYRYLFSLVKEYTGSAVPLQRSSVEMVKPTPIPAQRNNSSKAADLAMNSHTFCKAFPWHFIMNEKLELLQMGRGFSKLYKPHMAEHGCQATTYFDFKRPKGLTMKFRDIARRTYTPFLIALKSPPNVSEFSAKGLEIKGQMVHCPESNSLLFMGSPFLDGLDGLTCNGLFISDIPLHDATREVILVGEQARAQDGLRRRMDKLKSSIEEANAAVAKERKKNVSLLHLIFPAEIAERLWLGASIDAKTYPDVTILFSDIVGFTSICSRATPFMVISMLESLYKDFDEFCDLFDVYKVETIGDAYCVASGLHRASIYDAHKVAWMALKMIVACAKHITHDDQEIQMRIGLHTGTVLAGVVGRKMPRYCLFGHNVTIANKFESGSEACKINVSPTTKDWLVKYPGFEFDLQPRDPSCLPKEFPDTSGDKTCYFLEGYRHPTLSAHLPLVEHISEALKSISEQ